In a single window of the Drosophila subpulchrella strain 33 F10 #4 breed RU33 chromosome X, RU_Dsub_v1.1 Primary Assembly, whole genome shotgun sequence genome:
- the LOC119558130 gene encoding dual specificity mitogen-activated protein kinase kinase dSOR1 isoform X1: MSKNKLNLVLPPVNTEATVAAATVAPTPPFKTPSGTDTHSLLGKPKTSIDALTETLEGLKMDDTERKRIKVFLSQKEKIGELSDEDLEKLGELGSGNGGVVMKVRHTHTHLIMARKLIHLEVKPAIKKQILRELKVLHECNFPHIVGFYGAFYSDGEISICMEYMDGGSLDLILKRAGRIPESILGRITLAVLKGLSYLRDKHAIIHRDVKPSNILVNSSGEIKICDFGVSGQLIDSMANSFVGTRSYMSPERLQGTHYSVQSDIWSLGLSLVEMAIGMYPIPPPNTATLESIFADNAEEGGQPTDEPRAMAIFELLDYIVNEPPPKLEHKIFSTEFKDFVDICLKKQPDERADLKTLLSHPWIRKAEVEEVDISGWVCKTMDLPPSTPKRNTSPN; the protein is encoded by the exons ATGTCGAAGAACAAGCTGAACCTGGTGCTGCCGCCGGTAAATACGGAGGCAACTGTTGCCGCGGCCACAGTGGCGCCGACGCCGCCGTTCAAAACCCCCTCGGGCACAGA CACACACAGTTTGCTGGGGAAGCCGAAGACGAGCATCGATGCGCTGACGGAGACGCTGGAGGGCTTGAAGATGGACGACACGGAACGCAAGCGGATCAAGGTGTTCCTCAGCCAAAAGGAGAAGATCGGCGAGCTGTCGGACGAGGATCTGGAGAAGCTGGGCGAACTGGGATCCGGAAATGGCGGCGTGGTGATGAAGGTTcgccacacgcacacacacctGATTATGGCCAGGAAACTGATCCATCTGGAGGTGAAGCCGGCGATCAAGAAACAGATCCTGCGCGAACTGAAGGTCCTGCACGAATGCAATTTCCCGCACATCGTTGGATTCTACGGCGCCTTCTACAGCGACGGAGAGATCAGCATCTGCATGGAGTACATGGACGGCGGTTCGCTGGATCTGATCCTCAAGCGGGCTGGTCGAATACCGGAGTCCATTCTCGGTCGGATCACGCTGGCAGTGCTCAAGGGGCTTAGCTACCTGCGCGACAAGCATGCCATCATCCACCGAGACGTGAAGCCGAGCAATATACTCGTCAACAGCAGCGGCGAGATCAAGATCTGTGATTTCGGCGTCTCTGGCCAACTGATCGACTCGATGGCCAACTCCTTCGTGGGCACCCGCAGCTATATGTCG CCGGAGCGACTGCAGGGCACTCACTACTCGGTACAGTCGGACATCTGGTCGCTGGGCCTGTCGCTGGTGGAGATGGCCATCGGTATGTATCCCATCCCGCCGCCGAACACCGCCACCCTGGAGTCGATATTCGCGGATAATGCGGAGGAGGGCGGCCAGCCAACGGACGAGCCGAGGGCAATGGCCATCTTCGAGCTGCTGGACTACATAGTGAACGAACCGCCGCCAAAGCTGGAGCACAAGATCTTCTCCACAGAGTTCAAGGACTTTGTCGACATCTGCCTGAAGAAGCAGCCCGACGAGCGGGCCGATCTCAAGACCCTGCTG AGTCACCCGTGGATACGCAAGGCGGAAGTGGAGGAGGTAGATATATCCGGCTGGGTGTGCAAGACAATGGATCTGCCGCCGTCGACGCCAAAGCGGAATACGTCGCCCAACTAG
- the LOC119558130 gene encoding dual specificity mitogen-activated protein kinase kinase dSOR1 isoform X2 — protein MSKNKLNLVLPPVNTEATVAAATVAPTPPFKTPSGTDLLGKPKTSIDALTETLEGLKMDDTERKRIKVFLSQKEKIGELSDEDLEKLGELGSGNGGVVMKVRHTHTHLIMARKLIHLEVKPAIKKQILRELKVLHECNFPHIVGFYGAFYSDGEISICMEYMDGGSLDLILKRAGRIPESILGRITLAVLKGLSYLRDKHAIIHRDVKPSNILVNSSGEIKICDFGVSGQLIDSMANSFVGTRSYMSPERLQGTHYSVQSDIWSLGLSLVEMAIGMYPIPPPNTATLESIFADNAEEGGQPTDEPRAMAIFELLDYIVNEPPPKLEHKIFSTEFKDFVDICLKKQPDERADLKTLLSHPWIRKAEVEEVDISGWVCKTMDLPPSTPKRNTSPN, from the exons ATGTCGAAGAACAAGCTGAACCTGGTGCTGCCGCCGGTAAATACGGAGGCAACTGTTGCCGCGGCCACAGTGGCGCCGACGCCGCCGTTCAAAACCCCCTCGGGCACAGA TTTGCTGGGGAAGCCGAAGACGAGCATCGATGCGCTGACGGAGACGCTGGAGGGCTTGAAGATGGACGACACGGAACGCAAGCGGATCAAGGTGTTCCTCAGCCAAAAGGAGAAGATCGGCGAGCTGTCGGACGAGGATCTGGAGAAGCTGGGCGAACTGGGATCCGGAAATGGCGGCGTGGTGATGAAGGTTcgccacacgcacacacacctGATTATGGCCAGGAAACTGATCCATCTGGAGGTGAAGCCGGCGATCAAGAAACAGATCCTGCGCGAACTGAAGGTCCTGCACGAATGCAATTTCCCGCACATCGTTGGATTCTACGGCGCCTTCTACAGCGACGGAGAGATCAGCATCTGCATGGAGTACATGGACGGCGGTTCGCTGGATCTGATCCTCAAGCGGGCTGGTCGAATACCGGAGTCCATTCTCGGTCGGATCACGCTGGCAGTGCTCAAGGGGCTTAGCTACCTGCGCGACAAGCATGCCATCATCCACCGAGACGTGAAGCCGAGCAATATACTCGTCAACAGCAGCGGCGAGATCAAGATCTGTGATTTCGGCGTCTCTGGCCAACTGATCGACTCGATGGCCAACTCCTTCGTGGGCACCCGCAGCTATATGTCG CCGGAGCGACTGCAGGGCACTCACTACTCGGTACAGTCGGACATCTGGTCGCTGGGCCTGTCGCTGGTGGAGATGGCCATCGGTATGTATCCCATCCCGCCGCCGAACACCGCCACCCTGGAGTCGATATTCGCGGATAATGCGGAGGAGGGCGGCCAGCCAACGGACGAGCCGAGGGCAATGGCCATCTTCGAGCTGCTGGACTACATAGTGAACGAACCGCCGCCAAAGCTGGAGCACAAGATCTTCTCCACAGAGTTCAAGGACTTTGTCGACATCTGCCTGAAGAAGCAGCCCGACGAGCGGGCCGATCTCAAGACCCTGCTG AGTCACCCGTGGATACGCAAGGCGGAAGTGGAGGAGGTAGATATATCCGGCTGGGTGTGCAAGACAATGGATCTGCCGCCGTCGACGCCAAAGCGGAATACGTCGCCCAACTAG
- the LOC119558134 gene encoding TM2 domain-containing protein almondex, with product MRLQRQCIVINRRSAIVLIMIFVLTGIRNSETASGGNQMDLSDAKGDHKDNSNASNGNGNGNANENEVYVPPVVSSATAKNGGGGGGATGGLLDNITAYSSGTVSNGNSNNNMLCPYDKDTPCERLQFPCIRCNYNHGCLYGRDVNVTCEVINNVQCQGERSFQRQMNCRYCYQTELWQQSCGQRSSCNSASDKPFRTNCTVHQDVLCLGNRSFTRNLRCNWTQGYRWSTALLISLTLGGFGADRFYLGHWQEGIGKLFSFGGLGVWTIIDVLLISMHYLGPADGSLYI from the coding sequence ATGAGGCTCCAGCGCCAGTGCATTGTGATCAACAGGCGATCGGCCATTGTCCTGATCATGATCTTCGTGCTGACGGGGATCAGGAACAGCGAGACGGCCAGCGGGGGCAACCAGATGGACTTGTCGGACGCGAAAGGCGATCACAAGGACAACAGCAATGCGAgcaatggcaatggcaacGGGAATGCCAATGAGAACGAGGTGTATGTGCCACCAGTAGTGTCCAGCGCGACGGCCAAAAACGGAGGAGGTGGAGGCGGAGCAACAGGCGGTCTCCTGGACAACATCACCGCCTACAGCAGCGGCACCGTCAGCAATGggaacagcaacaacaatatgCTCTGCCCATACGACAAGGACACGCCCTGCGAACGCCTACAGTTCCCCTGCATCCGGTGCAACTACAACCATGGCTGCCTCTACGGTCGAGACGTGAACGTCACCTGCGAGGTGATCAACAATGTGCAGTGCCAGGGCGAGCGCAGCTTCCAGCGACAGATGAACTGTCGCTATTGCTACCAAACGGAGCTGTGGCAACAGAGCTGCGGCCAGCGCTCCAGCTGCAACTCGGCGTCGGACAAACCCTTCCGCACCAACTGCACCGTGCACCAGGACGTGCTCTGCCTGGGCAATCGTTCCTTCACCCGCAACCTGCGCTGCAACTGGACACAGGGCTATCGCTGGAGCACCGCCCTGCTGATCAGCCTCACTTTGGGCGGCTTTGGCGCCGATCGATTCTACTTGGGCCACTGGCAGGAGGGGATCGGCAAGCTGTTCAGCTTCGGAGGCCTGGGCGTCTGGACCATCATCGATGTCCTGCTCATCTCGATGCATTATCTGGGGCCAGCGGATGGCTCGCTTTATATATAA
- the LOC119558125 gene encoding la-related protein 7, which translates to MAAKNTEKEKGEGQEPTTPAEKPDPAASTDPTEQKTKEPATEDTTPTKKDGGRKRKRHLFNSIRGQMEFYFGDANLSKDRFLRRYVEQDPYVPLEIFLTFNKIKTLTQDVQQIAKALSNSQLLELDETKLKVKRRTKLPDQRDVNDKTLYVEALPANATHDWLKEVFSRYGPVAYVSLPHYPGTKKIKEFAFIEFEKSGSVEKAVKAFAQVQGVLSVETDPGELASVRSFQQQQQLQQKADQPQEEADQVKPPKRSLKREAGDKDREDGQDVKRVKLEVDQPSETSTAEETCSETDAEATAEASEQEGKTEPTEGDAAAKKRRRKRKKKTIVDKPNIEPSALELKVLPKTSWSSLRNKYLNLQRRLVSEAKSKLWRENHPQNQQHHQHQQHHQNLSKPSQLPEAAKEEETGGEVPSDGGEAAADAVPVPAKRRKAVHKMNMNFYGAGGVESTKSEEPSQERTPLFKYEPGLIVECSLLEPCTNVKEFKADMRQYPDIKYVDIKEGDQVAQLRMATPSAAEELVRQVNCAERQLKVLSGQQETLYWRKIEQDREAKLSKKVRVQQKRGREKVSKLLAKHIKFDEGDDEVQAAAME; encoded by the exons ATGGCTGCCAAAAACACCGAGAAGGAGAAGGGCGAGGGCCAGGAGCCCACCACCCCGGCAGAGAAACCAGATCCGGCCGCATCCACTGATCCCACCGAGCAAAAGACCAAGGAACCGGCGACGGAGGACACAACGCCGACCAAAAAGGATGGAGGCCGCAAGAGGAAGCGCCACTTGTTCAACTCCATTCGCGGCCAAATGGAGTTCTATTTCGGCGACGCCAACTTGAGCAAGGATCGCTTCCTGCGCCGCTATGTGGAGCAGGATCCAT ATGTACCATTGGAGATCTTTCTGACATTCAACAAGATCAAGACGCTCACCCAGGATGTGCAGCAGATAGCCAAGGCGTTGAGCAACTCCCAGCTCTTGGAACTGGATGAGACCAAGCTGAAGGTGAAGCGCAGGACCAAGCTGCCGGATCAGCGCGATGTCAACGACAAAACCCTGTATGTGGAGGCTCTGCCCGCCAATGCCACCCACGATTGGCTTAAGGAGGTGTTCAGCCGCTACGGACCGGTGGCCTACGTCTCCCTGCCCCACTATCCGGGCACCAAGAAGATCAAGGAGTTCGCCTTCATCGAATTCGAGAAGAGCGGCTCCGTGGAGAAGGCAGTAAAGGCTTTTGCCCAGGTTCAAGGCGTTCTGTCCGTGGAAACCGATCCTGGCGAACTGGCCAGCGTGCGCTCAttccagcagcaacagcagctgcagcagaaAGCCGATCAGCCGCAGGAGGAGGCCGACCAAGTAAAACCGCCCAAGCGAAGCCTAAAAAGAGAGGCTGGCGATAAGGATCGCGAGGATGGACAAGATGTGAAACGTGTCAAGCTAGAGGTGGACCAGCCCAGCGAGACCTCCACTGCGGAGGAAACATGCAGCGAAACGGATGCGGAGGCCACGGCAGAGGCTTCGGAACAGGAGGGCAAGACAGAGCCAACCGAAGGCGATGCAGCTGCCAAGAAGCGTCGTCGCAAGCGGAAGAAGAAGACCATTGTAGACAAGCCAAACATTGAGCCCAGTGCCCTGGAGCTCAAGGTGCTGCCCAAGACCAGTTGGAGCAGTCTGCGCAACAAGTACTTGAATCTGCAGCGTCGCCTGGTCAGCGAGGCCAAAAGCAAGCTGTGGCGGGAAAACCACCCGCAAAATCAGCAACACCATCAACACCAACAGCACCACCAGAACCTTTCCAAGCCATCACAGCTGCCCGAGGCGGCCAAAGAGGAGGAAACCGGAGGCGAGGTGCCAAGCGATGGCGGCGAAGCTGCAGCGGATGCAGTTCCAGTGCCGGCCAAGCGCCGCAAGGCGGTGCACAAGATGAACATGAACTTCTACGGCGCTGGCGGCGTAGAATCCACAAAATCCGAAGAGCCTTCGCAGGAACGCACGCCCCTCTTCAAATACGAGCCCGGACTGATTGTAGAGTGTTCTCTTCTGGAGCCCTGCACCAATGTGAAGGAGTTCAAGGCCGACATGCGCCAGTATCCAGATATTAAGTATGTGGATATCAAAGAGGGTGATCAGGTGGCCCAACTGCGTATGGCCACTCCTTCCGCCGCCGAGGAACTGGTGCGCCAGGTCAACTGTGCCGAGAGGCAGCTAAAGGTGCTGTCTGGTCAGCAGGAGACGCTCTATTGGCGCAAAATCGAGCAGGATCGCGAGGCGAAACTCTCGAAAAAGGTGCGCGTACAGCAGAAGCGCGGTCGCGAGAAGGTCTCCAAACTGCTGGCCAAGCACATCAAGTTCGATGAAGGTGATGATGAAGTACAGGCGGCCGCCATGGAATGA